GGATTTAAGTTGGAAACAAAGTCACTACATGCAACAAAAGTGCCCCAAGACTTTTGTGTTGTTGCAGCAGTCCACTTGTATAGGCTGGAAAATCATTTTCTGTAAAAATTCTTCAGCCATATTTAGTGCCAGTTATAAAACCTTGCTGACACGCTTGGCTTGTTGTGCATTTTTGTTATTAATTTCCctataatgtttgtttttcaacacTGTATCTATTCTAAGCACAGCCTCATAATGCCTAAAACAATTCAGTTATCCCTCCACACACACTTAGTGTTTGACGTTGGAATTAGTGATTGCAGAAATACAAGAACAATGGATGTAAATAACAAATCTCCAATGATCTCATCTTAAGTCAACACCTAGATGAGACTGTGGCAGCCTTGGTTGATAATGAAAACAGCATTTCCCCCTAAAATCATCAAAACACGGCCTTAATTCATATAGGACAAGCCTGCTTCATCTATGCCGGGGATGTGAAACTCTTTATATCGCAGGCCACATACAGCCGACTTTGATCTTATGTGGGCCAGATGGGTGAAACTACAATTTCTGTCAGTGTGAAAAGTTGAACTGCATATTTAATCAATGAGATAACTTAATATAGGACAAAGAACCACAATTTCAACAGTATgactcagtttttctacatggtAAAGGAGTGCTGCTCTGGTGTTACCATGAATTTTTGAGCTTAGATCGTGAGAATGCGCATAAAATTACACAACTctagaaatcaattattttggTGTATTGTGAATGGCCATGAGGGaggattttatgagtagaaaagaTCTAAAACttctgaaaatacagttaaaagtccaaaatgtattttccaaaaccatccagtgggccagattggGTTCTTTCTTAGGCCAATTCTGGACCtggggccttatgtttgacacccctgatctatgTGATATAGCACTGAAGCTGGATGCCTTATGCTGGTCATTTCTGCAGTTTCTCAGGAACTCATTTACATTAATCTTACAAACATTGCAGCTCATAAAGTGCAAAACTGTATTTCCAGTGAAGGATGGTCACACTTAATGATTTTATCGTTCTCCTCAGATGATTCATTGGTCATTTCCCGCACAGAGGACACCTTGAACACCAGCCTCCCCATAACTCCACTGAAGGCTTCCGTTTCCTTTGTCGACTCCAGTCACACGAATGGAAACGCGGGTTACTGCAACAACTTCTTCAGGTCGCAATCCGAGCCACAGGAGGACGAGTACTGTGGGACATAATCCAGTGTACCGGGATACTTACCCGAGCTCAGACCCTCACTGGATCGGGGACAATGCAGTTATTTTCAAGACCTTTAAACCTTTTTAATACCAAAAGAGAGAGACTGGGCTCTCTTTCAGGTCCCTTGAAGGTTGACTGATGCCACCTGCAGGACGCTCATGAGAATTTCCTCTCAAATGAAGTGACATTTCTGTGCTGTCCTGGCcacacagctgaaaaaacacTGGTGATGCACAGTGGTGTCCTGTTTTCACAAATAATCCGAAacggtttgtttttgttgagttTTGTTGCTACAACAAATCTCACGAAATGACCAAAACAAATTAAGCGGTGATAGTAACAAACCGAGATATAGTTTACTTCTTTAAGTTCTAATAAACACATATAAGCGAGCCAAAGTGACGCAGTGCGTGACATCATCCTTCATCATCCCACATTCTGCTGCTGCTATGAGTATTTTTGAGCAGCGGGAAAGAAATCTTTCAAAAATAGCATCATTTCCAGCTATTTCAGTAACATTTTTAAGTATCCAGATGACCAGAggctttttctttgcttttaaaaGAGTCGCTTTCTTTACAGGAACAAATCGTTTTATTGCTGACAAGATAGTGAAATCAGAAAATATATGAATCTTTGTAACTTTTCCTTGGATTTGTTGACAGTGGGAAATTTACTGCTACCCTGACCGTTTAATGGAATCTGTATATATTGAGTTGTTTAACTTATATTGTTCCAACTTAAGTCAGTAATCCAGATTTTAATGTATTGTATATGTAAATCATTATAATGTGCATGAACACACTGATTCAAGTTTTCCTTTCTGCCATGCAGCACGCAGCAGTTAATAGTCCGCTTCACATAGACTTTCAACCAGGGAACAGGAACTGTCTGACTCTGTcagacagtttttttgttttgttttgttgtttttttaaatatttttttactttggtACTTTCTGTAAAAGTTCAGGGACTTAAAATGACTTTAGATATGaagcagcaacacacacacacacacacacacactttgtatAATTTAAGACACAGAATAGAAACACAACAGATGTATGACTTCTTTATAACATTGTGCAATATGGGGAAGGAAGCAGTCATTCTGCTAAACTGCTCTCTTCTCTTTGTTAAACCCATCAGACATATTCAGTTCATATTCTGTTTTCGATATTCAGTACTGCTGATTATAATAAAAATGCTATAAACATGACTCTTGTACCGGCTACTTTGTTTTAATAGGATTATTCGCTGTAAAACATTTCCTGTGACTTCAGTTAGCCTTCTTGAAGACTTGGTTGGCTTTGATTCCTTGAACTCTCATCTCCTGCAGAGAGGAGGtggaaaagaagagagaaaaaaaaacatgaggtGAGAGGATGTAAATGAATGGTGAGAAACAACAAGAACATTTGGCACATTAAAAACGGATTGTATCCAGAACACCATTTCCACCCCACCTCTCTCCTTCTCATCCTTTGACCTCATAATCCATCTTCCACTCTTTCACCATCTATTCATCAGGTCTTTTCAGCCCGCTCCCCActttcctcctccacctcttcaTTAGTCCCTCACTGTTCCCTTCCCCTGCTTTGTGTAACCTCTAAAACCCACCATTATAAGTCTTGATCCTAGCTGGCATTTCTTTCCCAATTCTCTCTTGAGTTTAGCATCAACAACACATTGTTTTCTCCCGACTGCAACAAAGGTATTAAAAAAACCTCGTGAGAGCTTTTTAGCGGAACAATGTAGCTTGTTTGAAAACGTAACCAGTAATGAAAAATAAGCTATGAGCTTGAACTGTTTGAGCTCCAAAGTGCCTCTGTGCGTCACTCCATAAAGACGTGCATTCAGGGCTCCTCTGCCTCCTTTGTGTGCACTCCTTTGTCAGGTTGTAGTTTGCCCTTaggcatgtacaaactccactGACCTCTTAATAAAAACCTCTTCTCACAAAGACAGCAACAGAATTAGCCAATGAATAACTTCTAAAACTTGCCTTTTTTGCATACCCTCCCTCATTTAGCATATCAATTACTCCATCACTTCCCTTTAAGCTTTCATTTTCCTTGTTCCCTCTTCCTTGCTTTCTCTCTGCACTGGCCTCTTGTTCCCCTCATACATCCTTACCAAATGCAGCTTGTCGCCCTCCAGCCAGTGCGTCCAGCCTCGTCCCTCTTTCTCGCCTCGCTGTACACAAACCAGCTTGTCTCCGTCCCAATCTACTGTAGTCTGTGTAACCACAGAGATGCCATTAGTGTGAGACATTAGCATGTAAAGTAGCCCAAACAACACTGAGccacacagagacaggaagCTTTGTGCAGCGCAAAGAGGGGAGACCAATACAGTGATGTGTGAAAGGTCATGAACCCTTTAAAATATACTTAATTTGTTCATTGATGTGACTAAAAACATCAGATTTTTATACAAGTGGatttaagtttaaaaatttaTATGTATTAGattataaaaatgcaaataaattacACATTTTTCCACAGCGGATCTgctttaaatgatttaaatgcttatatttatttagaaaatcCAAAAGAGTTCACAAACTTTCAAGCACATGGTCTCCTCCTAGCTTGGACCTTTTCAAAACCATTGTTGAGTTAATGTACATCACTGCAATTCTTAAGCCCTCCTTTAAACAGCAAGTAGCggctatagaaaaaaaaaaaactcagcaggTGTGCTGACTTTGTTTGAATAATAAGCATGCAAATCAAACTTGTATAACAAGTAATGACTTAATTAAATCAATGTAATGTTAAACCTGTGTGCATGTCCAAACATGCCGATGTGCACATTtggaaaaaccaaaacatgtgttttggtttttccaAATGTGCACATCGGTATGTTTGCCGATGTTTACCTGACACACACGGCCATCCACTGGCCCCAGGTCCTCAGTAAATTCTTTTCCAATAGTGAAATCCATGTTGAAGTTCTTGAAGGTGGTGAGTGTGCGGATTTTCATGGTTCCAGTGGCCGGGTCATGGGTGATCTCTTTAGTGGGCTTCAACAGACACACGATCTTCCTCAGAGCAAAATTAACATCtaagagaagaaagagagagagatgttgtAGCATGAGCCACACTCTGTTACTTCAGTAAAGCAGATTTTTtgcctctctctcacacacacacacacacacacacacacacacacacactgcaggcaGAGGAGACACACAGTGTGAGGGAGTGAATGGGTCCGGGGTCACACAAAGGACAAGGTGGTGATTTCATTACACTAATGTGCTTCAGCAAATACAGATGGTCCTCATCATTAAATCAGACACTTAAGGTTACCTTTTCAAGTAACCTAATGGCAACGAGTCAGTGAACATatgaatacttaaaaaaaaaaagacatgaaagaTTATTGTTACATTGGAGGGTTTTAACTGCACATCTGTTACAAAAAGCAACGCACTTGACGATTacaaaagtatttaaaatactGTATAAAGATTTGTACCTAAAGCTCCGAGGTAGGAATCCATATTCTCCTGCTCCACCATATGATAAGTGCCGGTGTAATTAggttttgccattttttttcttctttgttcgTTCCGAAACTCCAGAAATCCCCGTTTTACCTCGTTCTTGCTTTTCCTCCAGTCCTGTGTGGATCTCACAGACTAGCTGCCGGTTCCTGTGATATCACTTTCAGTTGCGCAACGTTTTGGACAATGGACCCGGATTTGACGGGAATGCGCGTAAAAAGAGTGCTGCCTGTTGCAGATTGTTGCTGGAGTTTGGTGCTCGGTTATGCTGCAAACTGCTCCAAGTATGCAACTCTGGTGGTGACTCACGCTCAGTATATGCAATCGTTTGCAGGGAGGGAGCGGGGCTTTTTCTGCAGGACCTCATGCAGGGGGAGGTTCATTCATCTTTACTAATGCTTTTCTCAGAGGGATCAGTTGCAAGCAGAGGCGGTGCTTCGGATCTCAGACATGGAGAGGGCTGGTTGATGCACTAAGTAAACGGGTATGCTCATGCACTAGCAGCTGAGCAGCACAAAGTCAAACCGGGGAACAAAGAGACATCAAGGATAACCTGATATGCTCATTTCCAGCgccatcttttattttttgactATACTAAAGAAGTTTTGCATGTTCCAGATGGTCCTTATTTACTTTGTACCGGCCTTGGTACAGACCTCATTTCATCATTCCTCTCAAAAAGGCTGTTTTCTCCATTTAAGCCAgctttcctctgattggctggttttaATGAACGTCCTCTTCAGTACACATGGCTAACTCTGACCCTATTTATACAAAAGAAAACTCTGACAgaggtttttcatgttttactgaTTGAAGCTTTTGTAGGTGTTTCCTTGTTGGTAGCCTCCCAACTGGTACTGATGAAGTTTACTCTAAATAGTAGAGCAAGTTTTGTTACGCCAACAGGTGAGCGGCAGGAAAACAAGTTCATAGTTAACCAGTGAAACATGTCAAAGGGCCAGATTGTGTCTCTTACCTGTGTGCCTTCTTCTGCTTTCTCCCAAGGGTGTTGCATCCAAAAGAGCTCCCTATAGTATCAGTACCAACACTGGATTGAACTAGTGCATATACTTCAAACATGCACTataaaaatgtctgaacctttttgtgtctattttatttacagcctatagcacatttaaacaactgaAGTTGACCCAGATCACTTTTACACTCCAGGTCCAactcaaaatacatgaaaagctgaaaggtgtgttttgttttattaagtCATTATTATTGATTCTGAGTCAGTGGTCGTTACAGTTTGTTCAGAATCTCATAACAGTGATTTATCTTATATgtcatgacacactgctcttcTCTACAACTGCCTTTATAAGTTCAAAGTATCGGTGCTGGTATCGCCAACGCTGggcctgtatttacttggtatcagatcAATACCAAAATTAGCTTAGACTCCATCACACTTGTTAGTATTATTCAGTTAATATTAACATAATCAGTATCAATGTGAGATTTAAAGGAGGTCTGAGCAGTCTGTTGGTTTCtgctaaaagaaataaatgtgtatgaAACTgggtaaatgtaaaaaaaaaaaaaaaaaaaaaaaaaaatgaaaatagaaactgaaacaattttgtgaattcaaataaataattttagagAAAATATCCATAGTTTTAGGATGTGCTAATTTGGTAAGATTTTCTATCATGACTGCATGACTGTGAGTCAAATACTTTCAGTAAATTATGTGATTTATTGTAATGACTGTGGGGAttttccttaaaataatacttaaaaagactaaaagtaacactgaaattaataaaaactcatttaaaactaaacattttcaaacaataaaaaggaAACTGAAACAAGCAAAGCCACTCTGAAGCTAAACtgaattcaaaacaaaaattaaaaacaaaacaaaaataaaaactagagtAGAAAATACAAATTTAATAATAACGGCTATGGGCGAAACTTCCAGAGAGGCACAAAAAGTCTGATTAATGCTTCTaactgaaaatgaatttaatgagtTTATAAATGGTCCAACCCAGAAAGCTTTAGAAATTgaataaatgcaaaataaaataaaaaataaataaaaacaaaagagaattATTATGGTTTTGTATAGTTTTGCTAAAACTGTGTAAGATTCATACTACTACTGCTcatgtttcattaaaattaaaacctgACACCAGTTTTCTTTATGCAAACAGAAGTAAAGCAaaattgaaaatgtgttttgccTCCTGAATGAAAACCAGTGCTGAATCCTGCTCGAACTGCAAACAGGGAGAAGCTCCCATCGGTGTTGCATGCCTTATAGTTTCTGATGTTTCATCTTGGAGAACAGACATAAATAAAGATGCAGCACAGAAAGTGTACACACAGCCCGCCTTTATTTTGAACAAACATCAACCAAGCAATCATGTAGCATAGACGATGTCATCAAGttatgttgtttttctaaacCTTCCTTTTATTTTGCGTAAGGCTGCAACAAAAAGATTGCATTAACAAGAGTGTCTGCATAAATATAACATGACATACTTTGATAAAACCTCCCACAGTCTTCTATCTCTTTTTCACGGAGCCAGTCTTCTTGTCCGACTTTGACTTTTTCGCGTCTTTCTTTCCTTTCGACAGATTCTCGTAAACGTCCTCTTTGTTTCTGGAAAGAGCCGAAGAGAAAGCTGATTAGTGATTTCATCCTAGCCGCCAACACTGATTAAACACAGATCTGTGAGAAACGCATCAGAGAGAGTGGAGAGATTAATGAAGGTCACGCTGCATGAGAGACGTTTAAACAATCCGTCACTCAAAGCTGCAGGCCATCTATTCGGCTCTCCAAGTGGGTCAAAGTTTACAGCGTTACAGTGAACCGGCCGATGTGTGTCTGCTTTCTCTTAATAATTAAGTTCATTAAAAGCCTCGTCCAGTATGAGCAGCTCATAGTCCAGAGGTCACAACAGATTAAAAAAGGTAAACAATAtgactttattcattcatacagcgcaaaatgtaaaaaatgtctATGGCTCTTTTTTACAGCTATCATCCATTAAAAGTCCTCTTTGCATTAAGTCATagagactccagtttgtacatgtaaatggagagtcctcttcagacactaaggtcaattatggtgttccacagggttcagtgctaggaccaattctatttacattatacatgcttcccctaggcaacatcattagaagacatagcataaattttcactgctatgcagatgacacgcagctctatctatccatgaagccaggtaacacacaccaattagttaaactgcaggaatgtcttaaagacataaagacctggatggccgctaactttctgcttcttaattcagataaaactgaggttattgtactcggccctgaaaatcttagaaatatggtatctaagcagattcttactctggatggcattaccttggcctccagtaacactgtgagaaaccttgagtcatttttgaccaggacatgtccttcaatgcacatattaaacaaatatgtaagactgctttcttccatttgcgcaacatctctaaaattagaaatatcctgtctcagagtgatgctgaaaactagttcatgcatttattacttccaggctggactactgtaattcactattatcaggaagtcctaaaactcgctgagaagccttcagctaatccaaaatgctgcagcaagagtactgacagggactagaaagagagatatatttctcctgttttggcttccttcattggcttcctgttaaatccagaattgatttcaaaatcctgctcctcacatacaaggtcttaaataatcaggccccatcttatcttaatgaccttgtagtaccatatcaccctattagagcacttcgctcttgcactgcaggcctacttgttgttcctagagtatttaaaagtagaatgggaggcagagccttcagttttcaggcccctcttctgtggaaccaacttccagtttggacgggagacagacactatctctactttcaagattaggcttaaaactttccttttgctaaagcatatagttagggctggaccaggtgaccctgaatcctcccttagttatgctgcaatagacgtgaggctgccgggattcccatgatgcattgagtttttccttccagtcacctttctcactcactatgtgctaatagacctctctgcatcgaatcatatctgttattaatctctgtctctcttccacagcatgtctttcatcctgttttccttctttcaccccaacccggtcgcagcagatggccgcctccctgagcctggttctgccggaggtttcttcctgttaaagggagtttttccttcccactgtcgccaaagtgcttgctcataggggtcatatgattgttgggtttttctctgtatttattattgtgctatctactgtacaatataaagcgccttgaggcgacttttgttgtgatttggcgctatataaataaaattgaattgaattgaaattgaattgaatgatgGCTGAAAGCAGCTTTTAGCAGGATGCTTGTGCTTCAAGCTCATAAAGCAGGGTTTGAAGAAGGTGATATTCAGCAGACAGGGAggtgccaaaaaaataaatgaataaactaTCCAGTGTGTGGCAAATGTAGGATCCAGTGTTTTTGGAGGTTGACCAAGTGGCCAGTGCAGTAGTgccaaaaaactgcagtttctcaAATAGACTGATACACTCTGCTGTGTGATGGGGACCAAAAAGCTTCAGAAgagtgtccatcttttatacacagCCTGTGTTTGACTAATAGTCAGCATCAGCTGCTTTGATCTTTAATCGTTCTTTCTTAAACTTGTCTTTGGACCTAACGCTAAAGACCAAATCAGCTGAATTCtacttcttttattttctctttacaGGTATTTAGGGAGCGCTGCTACATCTATGAATCATCTATGAAAAAACAAGATTGTGGAAAATCTTTTATGGCTCCAGAGAGAGCTCTGAAACCTCTGAGATTTACTGTCAACTGGGTCTGAACACAACAGGCctgaaaaaaaccccccaacaaATAAAAAGGTCTAAGGTCTGCTGATGTCGAAACAAGTGTTTCTCTCATtagtatttttacatttcagagaTTTTATCTTCATAAGGTTAGTCCCCAGAAACCCCGGGCCTTAAAGGTGTCTACTGTAAAACTGAAGCATCGAATGTTTGCCTCACAGACCTTTTAGTAGCTGTCCTCAATACAATTTTTTGCGCTCCCTACATAGGGAACTAAGCAATATCTAAATAAGTAAAGATGTCGAGCCCTGCCTATTTCTCCATTTCCTCTCTGTATCTTTTCTAATATTATCAAAAAAGGGCAAAACTGCCACAAAAGTAAAATTCTTTCTCATTTCTTCTTGTACTGATGTCCCttagttaaattaaaatgaagtcaatttgtttatctaagaATATTTAAACGCATAAATcaaattttatctgtcagctgGTTCAAACTAGAATACGAACTACTTGCCAATAGCTCCCCAAACTCTACGAAACAAGACTGTAAATCGGTTCTTCCTCCAGAAACTGCAGACGTGAACCCGAAGACAGCGACGgatcatgtttttaaacaaaaataggGTGGCAGTGCAAGATTTAGAGGAACAACGTGAGTGCATTTGGGACATTCGattcacaatcacacacacagagtcactcACTTTGACACCACTCTGCTCGCTGGTTGGTGTTTGACTTGGAGATTTCCGTACTCGGTCTCGGTTTCCTGAggaagagagaggcagagacgTTTCACAAGTGACTGAGACAGAATTAGTCAAACAGGGAGTGAGGTCACGTTGCTGGATCAGTCTGCGTGGTCGACTGTTTTCGCGTCTTTGGGTCAACGTTCATCTTTCATGAGGGACTCTGATAACTTATCATTTCTGCTGGCATTGAACTGCTCCGCTGTAGTGTTTAAATCAATGATGAAATGAGCCAACACTCATTCACAGCCTCTTTTCTATGTTTTCCAATTTTAACGATATTTGAGCCACAAGTGACTAGATTTTCTGCTCCTCTCACCATTGAAGCGGAGTCTTTGGCCTTGGTGACCTGTATGTACTCGGCCACAGCCAGGTAGATGAATTTGTACTGGGCCTCAGTCTGCACCATACCGGAGCGCTGCTCTCGCACCATCTGAATGTATTTCGCAATGTCAATATCAATGTCCAGACCTGCAATGAAAGGGAAGTGAAAAAAAGGAAGGTGGTGAATGGAGGCACAGCAACAAAGAGTAAAACGCTTATGTTGaatgatttcatttttacttgacTGATTTATCAAGGACATATTTCTTTACTGTATTGTTACCTAAAGTATCAATGGTCTCGATGATCATGTCAATTACCACGATTGTGCCCGTTCGACCGATACCAGCACTGCAAAAATCACAAAAGAAGCAAAGTTAGTTAATCTCACCCACGGAGACAAACAGGTCAGAAATTTGGACTTGCTccagaaaaaaagcacaaatggATTAATGATGCAAAGTCCATTAAGTGTTCTAGTAAGCAGCGATACTGAACCAACATGTGCAACAGTAAGATCTCTTCTAAGTACAATACAACCATCAATAACAATGTGCCTTGAGAAGTACTTACCAGCTTCCCAATTTCTTAGTTTGTCACACTTTCATGTTTCAGataatcaaacaaattttaatattagacaaagataacccaagtaaatacaaaatgctgttttattaagtggaaaaaaaagatccAAACCACCTGCCCCTTTGTGAAAAACTAGTTGTGCCACCTTTGGCAGcaagcatttgcaataactgTCAATTATTATTTCAGatcgctgtggaggaattttgccCCACTCTTCTCTagagaattgttttaattcagccacagtGGAAGAGGTTTGAACACGAAACACCTGTTTTAGGTTATGCCAAAGCGTCTTAATCCGATTTAAGTTCAGATTTTAACAAGGCCACTCCAAAACTATTGTTCCTTTCttgctttcttttgtttttgagacATTCAGAGGTGAACTTGTTGGTGTGTTTCCAATCTTTGTACTGCTGCATAACCTGACAGCGACTGAGCTTTAGGACACAATATGATGGCCGGACACACTCtgcttcaggattttctggtagagagcagaattcattgTTCCATCAATTGCAGCAAGTcatccaggtcctgaagcagcaaagcagctccagaccatcacactatcAGTACCATGTCTGACTGCTGATATGATGTTCTTTATATTAGGTGCTGTGTCAGTTTGTAACGGGATTCAGCTTTTGTCTCAGTCTGTCCACAGACGATTTCtctgattactttttcacacaggcaGCACTGATCTAGAGGCAGTTACACTCACAGCTCAGTGAGATGCCAACAGGCTCGCATTACTCAATCAAAACTGGTGCTTAGCATGTGCAACATGTGCAGCATTTAGCATCTAATATCTGTCTTACATACAGAAAAACCCAATGCAAAGCTAAAATTGGTCATAAATCAAAGTAATGCACACCCTAATAGTAGTGAACGCTGGGAAGGGACTGGCATTAGAGGACTAAAATCAATGCAAATCCATTCAGTAGTTATTGAGACGTTTCCCCAAGAACCACATATGTCAGCCTCATGGCGCTGCA
This sequence is a window from Oreochromis aureus strain Israel breed Guangdong linkage group 11, ZZ_aureus, whole genome shotgun sequence. Protein-coding genes within it:
- the rbp5 gene encoding retinol-binding protein 5, which gives rise to MAKPNYTGTYHMVEQENMDSYLGALDVNFALRKIVCLLKPTKEITHDPATGTMKIRTLTTFKNFNMDFTIGKEFTEDLGPVDGRVCQTTVDWDGDKLVCVQRGEKEGRGWTHWLEGDKLHLEMRVQGIKANQVFKKAN